Proteins encoded together in one Poecile atricapillus isolate bPoeAtr1 chromosome 15, bPoeAtr1.hap1, whole genome shotgun sequence window:
- the CCM2L gene encoding cerebral cavernous malformations 2 protein-like isoform X2 — protein MDSEAKKGKKGFVSPIKRLVFPKAARRAALRSSVYRRPLHSVPLYPPDYLIDPQILLHDYVEKEVKFLGHLTWVTSSLNPSSRDEVLQLLDTARQLKELPLQTTPEQDSILSLSARCLLLTWRDNEELILRIPTHEIAAASYLRDDALHLLILKTGLGVDPVPAGAHPEAAPAGLPEAFPAEKRAGGSWPEGRLGGPMERRHTICSLDWRAARGGQEGRQGGSLERRRGGSWERRQRGRPSGSWERRQPCGGSWERRRAGTAGGSWERGTGFGSWERRHAGSNPLDPQEPCPDAYSNLIILAVPNRVFQIIYGDQSIECVDRAGYHYTSTPTRPWLSSRSESCRTDGTYGYDADYSCCSSFNGSHETFEAYYSGTSSPSFHRSHHSLATACSGSDQSGAGLEQLQDYMVTLRNKLSPQEIQQFAILLREYRLGTPVQEYCTELLRLYGDRRKFLLLGMRPFIPDQDIGYFETFLESIGIREGGILTDSFGRIKRSMSNTSASAVRSYDSWSLRSESESFNRMITDITHDIEALARDEEEEEEEEDNYL, from the exons ATGGACAGCGAGGCCAAGAAGGGGAAGAAG GGTTTCGTGTCGCCCATCAAGCGGCTGGTTTTCCCCAAGGCTGCGCGGAGGGCAGCGCTCCGCAGCAGCGTCTATCGGCGCCCGCTGCACTCCGTGCCCCTCTATCCCCCCGACTACCTGATCGACCCCCAGATCCTACTGCACGACTACGTGGAGAAGGAGGTGAAG TTTTTAGGTCATCTGACATGGGTGACATCCTCCCTGAACCCTTCCAGCCGGGAtgaggtgctgcagctgctggacacGGCCAGG cagctgaaggagctgccGCTGCAGACGACGCCAGAGCAGGACAGCATCCTCAGCCTCTCGGCGCGCTGCCTCCTGCTCACCTGGCGCGACAACGAGGAGCTGATCCTGCGAATCCCCACACACGAGATCGCGGCGGCCTCCTACTTGCGCGACGATGCCCTGCACCTCCTCATCCTCAAAACCG GCCTGGGAGTGGACCCGGTCCCCGCCGGGGCGCACCCCGAGGCGGCCCCGGCCGGCTTGCCGGAGGCGTTTCCCGCAGAGAAGCGTGCGGGGGGCTCGTGGCCGGAGGGCCGGCTCGGGGGCCCGATGGAGCGGCGGCACACGATCTGCAGCCTGGACTGGCGGGCGGCACGGGGCGGGCAGGAGGGCCGGCAGGGCGGCAGCCtggagcggcggcggggcggcagCTGGGAACGGAGGCAGCGCGGGCGGCCCTCGGGCAGCTGGGAGCGGCGGCAGCCGTGCGGCGGCAGCTGGGAGCGGCGGCGGGCCGGCACCGCCGGCGGCAGCTGGGAGCGCGGCACCGGCTTCGGCAGCTGGGAGCGGCGGCACGCCGGCAGCAACCCCCTGGACCCTCAGGAGCCCTGCCCTGACGCTTATTCCAACCTCATTATCCTCGCCGTGCCAAACAGG GTGTTCCAGATCATCTACGGCGACCAGAGCATCGAGTGCGTGGACCGCGCCGGGTACCACTACACCTCCACACCCACACGGCCCTGGCTCTCCAGCAGGA GCGAGAGCTGCCGCACAGATGGGACATATGGCTACGATGCTGAttacagctgctgcagctcctt CAATGGCTCCCACGAGACCTTTGAGGCTTATTACAGTGGCACTTCCTCGCCGTCCTTCCACCGCTCCCACCACAGCCTGGCCACCGCTTGCAGTGGCAGTGACCAGAGCGGcgcagggctggagcagctgcaggactACATGGTGACG CTGCGCAACAAGCTGTCACCACAGGAGATCCAGCAGTTTGCCATCCTGCTCCGCGAGTACCGGCTGGGCACACCGGTGCAGGAATACTGCACCGAGCTCCTGCGCCTCTACGGGGACCGCAGGAAGTTCCTCCTCCTGG GAATGAGGCCCTTCATCCCTGACCAAGACATCGGGTACTTTGAGACCTTCCTGGAGAGCATCGGGATCCGGGAGGGCGGGATCCTCACTGACAGCTTCGGCCGCATCAAGCGCAGCATGAGCAACACGTCGGCCTCGGCCGTGCGCAGCTACGACAGCTGGTCCCTGCGCTCTGAGTCCGAGTCCTTCAACCGCATGATCACGGACATCACCCATGACATCGAGGCGCTGGCAcgggatgaggaagaggaggaagaggaagaggacaaCTACCTGTGA
- the CCM2L gene encoding cerebral cavernous malformations 2 protein-like isoform X4 gives MDSEAKKGKKGFVSPIKRLVFPKAARRAALRSSVYRRPLHSVPLYPPDYLIDPQILLHDYVEKEVKFLGHLTWVTSSLNPSSRDEVLQLLDTARQLKELPLQTTPEQDSILSLSARCLLLTWRDNEELILRIPTHEIAAASYLRDDALHLLILKTGLGVDPVPAGAHPEAAPAGLPEAFPAEKRAGGSWPEGRLGGPMERRHTICSLDWRAARGGQEGRQGGSLERRRGGSWERRQRGRPSGSWERRQPCGGSWERRRAGTAGGSWERGTGFGSWERRHAGSNPLDPQEPCPDAYSNLIILAVPNRDAGEESCALICQVFQIIYGDQSIECVDRAGYHYTSTPTRPWLSSRSESCRTDGTYGYDADYSCCSSFNGSHETFEAYYSGTSSPSFHRSHHSLATACSGSDQSGAGLEQLQDYMVTLRNKLSPQEIQQFAILLREYRLGTPVQEYCTELLRLYGDRRKFLLLASPGLRCL, from the exons ATGGACAGCGAGGCCAAGAAGGGGAAGAAG GGTTTCGTGTCGCCCATCAAGCGGCTGGTTTTCCCCAAGGCTGCGCGGAGGGCAGCGCTCCGCAGCAGCGTCTATCGGCGCCCGCTGCACTCCGTGCCCCTCTATCCCCCCGACTACCTGATCGACCCCCAGATCCTACTGCACGACTACGTGGAGAAGGAGGTGAAG TTTTTAGGTCATCTGACATGGGTGACATCCTCCCTGAACCCTTCCAGCCGGGAtgaggtgctgcagctgctggacacGGCCAGG cagctgaaggagctgccGCTGCAGACGACGCCAGAGCAGGACAGCATCCTCAGCCTCTCGGCGCGCTGCCTCCTGCTCACCTGGCGCGACAACGAGGAGCTGATCCTGCGAATCCCCACACACGAGATCGCGGCGGCCTCCTACTTGCGCGACGATGCCCTGCACCTCCTCATCCTCAAAACCG GCCTGGGAGTGGACCCGGTCCCCGCCGGGGCGCACCCCGAGGCGGCCCCGGCCGGCTTGCCGGAGGCGTTTCCCGCAGAGAAGCGTGCGGGGGGCTCGTGGCCGGAGGGCCGGCTCGGGGGCCCGATGGAGCGGCGGCACACGATCTGCAGCCTGGACTGGCGGGCGGCACGGGGCGGGCAGGAGGGCCGGCAGGGCGGCAGCCtggagcggcggcggggcggcagCTGGGAACGGAGGCAGCGCGGGCGGCCCTCGGGCAGCTGGGAGCGGCGGCAGCCGTGCGGCGGCAGCTGGGAGCGGCGGCGGGCCGGCACCGCCGGCGGCAGCTGGGAGCGCGGCACCGGCTTCGGCAGCTGGGAGCGGCGGCACGCCGGCAGCAACCCCCTGGACCCTCAGGAGCCCTGCCCTGACGCTTATTCCAACCTCATTATCCTCGCCGTGCCAAACAGG GATGCTGGTGAGGAATCCTGTGCCCTCATCTGCCAGGTGTTCCAGATCATCTACGGCGACCAGAGCATCGAGTGCGTGGACCGCGCCGGGTACCACTACACCTCCACACCCACACGGCCCTGGCTCTCCAGCAGGA GCGAGAGCTGCCGCACAGATGGGACATATGGCTACGATGCTGAttacagctgctgcagctcctt CAATGGCTCCCACGAGACCTTTGAGGCTTATTACAGTGGCACTTCCTCGCCGTCCTTCCACCGCTCCCACCACAGCCTGGCCACCGCTTGCAGTGGCAGTGACCAGAGCGGcgcagggctggagcagctgcaggactACATGGTGACG CTGCGCAACAAGCTGTCACCACAGGAGATCCAGCAGTTTGCCATCCTGCTCCGCGAGTACCGGCTGGGCACACCGGTGCAGGAATACTGCACCGAGCTCCTGCGCCTCTACGGGGACCGCAGGAAGTTCCTCCTCCTGG CCTCCCCAGGCTTACGGTGCCTATGA
- the CCM2L gene encoding cerebral cavernous malformations 2 protein-like isoform X1: MDSEAKKGKKGFVSPIKRLVFPKAARRAALRSSVYRRPLHSVPLYPPDYLIDPQILLHDYVEKEVKFLGHLTWVTSSLNPSSRDEVLQLLDTARQLKELPLQTTPEQDSILSLSARCLLLTWRDNEELILRIPTHEIAAASYLRDDALHLLILKTGLGVDPVPAGAHPEAAPAGLPEAFPAEKRAGGSWPEGRLGGPMERRHTICSLDWRAARGGQEGRQGGSLERRRGGSWERRQRGRPSGSWERRQPCGGSWERRRAGTAGGSWERGTGFGSWERRHAGSNPLDPQEPCPDAYSNLIILAVPNRDAGEESCALICQVFQIIYGDQSIECVDRAGYHYTSTPTRPWLSSRSESCRTDGTYGYDADYSCCSSFNGSHETFEAYYSGTSSPSFHRSHHSLATACSGSDQSGAGLEQLQDYMVTLRNKLSPQEIQQFAILLREYRLGTPVQEYCTELLRLYGDRRKFLLLGMRPFIPDQDIGYFETFLESIGIREGGILTDSFGRIKRSMSNTSASAVRSYDSWSLRSESESFNRMITDITHDIEALARDEEEEEEEEDNYL; this comes from the exons ATGGACAGCGAGGCCAAGAAGGGGAAGAAG GGTTTCGTGTCGCCCATCAAGCGGCTGGTTTTCCCCAAGGCTGCGCGGAGGGCAGCGCTCCGCAGCAGCGTCTATCGGCGCCCGCTGCACTCCGTGCCCCTCTATCCCCCCGACTACCTGATCGACCCCCAGATCCTACTGCACGACTACGTGGAGAAGGAGGTGAAG TTTTTAGGTCATCTGACATGGGTGACATCCTCCCTGAACCCTTCCAGCCGGGAtgaggtgctgcagctgctggacacGGCCAGG cagctgaaggagctgccGCTGCAGACGACGCCAGAGCAGGACAGCATCCTCAGCCTCTCGGCGCGCTGCCTCCTGCTCACCTGGCGCGACAACGAGGAGCTGATCCTGCGAATCCCCACACACGAGATCGCGGCGGCCTCCTACTTGCGCGACGATGCCCTGCACCTCCTCATCCTCAAAACCG GCCTGGGAGTGGACCCGGTCCCCGCCGGGGCGCACCCCGAGGCGGCCCCGGCCGGCTTGCCGGAGGCGTTTCCCGCAGAGAAGCGTGCGGGGGGCTCGTGGCCGGAGGGCCGGCTCGGGGGCCCGATGGAGCGGCGGCACACGATCTGCAGCCTGGACTGGCGGGCGGCACGGGGCGGGCAGGAGGGCCGGCAGGGCGGCAGCCtggagcggcggcggggcggcagCTGGGAACGGAGGCAGCGCGGGCGGCCCTCGGGCAGCTGGGAGCGGCGGCAGCCGTGCGGCGGCAGCTGGGAGCGGCGGCGGGCCGGCACCGCCGGCGGCAGCTGGGAGCGCGGCACCGGCTTCGGCAGCTGGGAGCGGCGGCACGCCGGCAGCAACCCCCTGGACCCTCAGGAGCCCTGCCCTGACGCTTATTCCAACCTCATTATCCTCGCCGTGCCAAACAGG GATGCTGGTGAGGAATCCTGTGCCCTCATCTGCCAGGTGTTCCAGATCATCTACGGCGACCAGAGCATCGAGTGCGTGGACCGCGCCGGGTACCACTACACCTCCACACCCACACGGCCCTGGCTCTCCAGCAGGA GCGAGAGCTGCCGCACAGATGGGACATATGGCTACGATGCTGAttacagctgctgcagctcctt CAATGGCTCCCACGAGACCTTTGAGGCTTATTACAGTGGCACTTCCTCGCCGTCCTTCCACCGCTCCCACCACAGCCTGGCCACCGCTTGCAGTGGCAGTGACCAGAGCGGcgcagggctggagcagctgcaggactACATGGTGACG CTGCGCAACAAGCTGTCACCACAGGAGATCCAGCAGTTTGCCATCCTGCTCCGCGAGTACCGGCTGGGCACACCGGTGCAGGAATACTGCACCGAGCTCCTGCGCCTCTACGGGGACCGCAGGAAGTTCCTCCTCCTGG GAATGAGGCCCTTCATCCCTGACCAAGACATCGGGTACTTTGAGACCTTCCTGGAGAGCATCGGGATCCGGGAGGGCGGGATCCTCACTGACAGCTTCGGCCGCATCAAGCGCAGCATGAGCAACACGTCGGCCTCGGCCGTGCGCAGCTACGACAGCTGGTCCCTGCGCTCTGAGTCCGAGTCCTTCAACCGCATGATCACGGACATCACCCATGACATCGAGGCGCTGGCAcgggatgaggaagaggaggaagaggaagaggacaaCTACCTGTGA
- the CCM2L gene encoding cerebral cavernous malformations 2 protein-like isoform X3, with protein MDSEAKKGKKFLGHLTWVTSSLNPSSRDEVLQLLDTARQLKELPLQTTPEQDSILSLSARCLLLTWRDNEELILRIPTHEIAAASYLRDDALHLLILKTGLGVDPVPAGAHPEAAPAGLPEAFPAEKRAGGSWPEGRLGGPMERRHTICSLDWRAARGGQEGRQGGSLERRRGGSWERRQRGRPSGSWERRQPCGGSWERRRAGTAGGSWERGTGFGSWERRHAGSNPLDPQEPCPDAYSNLIILAVPNRDAGEESCALICQVFQIIYGDQSIECVDRAGYHYTSTPTRPWLSSRSESCRTDGTYGYDADYSCCSSFNGSHETFEAYYSGTSSPSFHRSHHSLATACSGSDQSGAGLEQLQDYMVTLRNKLSPQEIQQFAILLREYRLGTPVQEYCTELLRLYGDRRKFLLLGMRPFIPDQDIGYFETFLESIGIREGGILTDSFGRIKRSMSNTSASAVRSYDSWSLRSESESFNRMITDITHDIEALARDEEEEEEEEDNYL; from the exons ATGGACAGCGAGGCCAAGAAGGGGAAGAAG TTTTTAGGTCATCTGACATGGGTGACATCCTCCCTGAACCCTTCCAGCCGGGAtgaggtgctgcagctgctggacacGGCCAGG cagctgaaggagctgccGCTGCAGACGACGCCAGAGCAGGACAGCATCCTCAGCCTCTCGGCGCGCTGCCTCCTGCTCACCTGGCGCGACAACGAGGAGCTGATCCTGCGAATCCCCACACACGAGATCGCGGCGGCCTCCTACTTGCGCGACGATGCCCTGCACCTCCTCATCCTCAAAACCG GCCTGGGAGTGGACCCGGTCCCCGCCGGGGCGCACCCCGAGGCGGCCCCGGCCGGCTTGCCGGAGGCGTTTCCCGCAGAGAAGCGTGCGGGGGGCTCGTGGCCGGAGGGCCGGCTCGGGGGCCCGATGGAGCGGCGGCACACGATCTGCAGCCTGGACTGGCGGGCGGCACGGGGCGGGCAGGAGGGCCGGCAGGGCGGCAGCCtggagcggcggcggggcggcagCTGGGAACGGAGGCAGCGCGGGCGGCCCTCGGGCAGCTGGGAGCGGCGGCAGCCGTGCGGCGGCAGCTGGGAGCGGCGGCGGGCCGGCACCGCCGGCGGCAGCTGGGAGCGCGGCACCGGCTTCGGCAGCTGGGAGCGGCGGCACGCCGGCAGCAACCCCCTGGACCCTCAGGAGCCCTGCCCTGACGCTTATTCCAACCTCATTATCCTCGCCGTGCCAAACAGG GATGCTGGTGAGGAATCCTGTGCCCTCATCTGCCAGGTGTTCCAGATCATCTACGGCGACCAGAGCATCGAGTGCGTGGACCGCGCCGGGTACCACTACACCTCCACACCCACACGGCCCTGGCTCTCCAGCAGGA GCGAGAGCTGCCGCACAGATGGGACATATGGCTACGATGCTGAttacagctgctgcagctcctt CAATGGCTCCCACGAGACCTTTGAGGCTTATTACAGTGGCACTTCCTCGCCGTCCTTCCACCGCTCCCACCACAGCCTGGCCACCGCTTGCAGTGGCAGTGACCAGAGCGGcgcagggctggagcagctgcaggactACATGGTGACG CTGCGCAACAAGCTGTCACCACAGGAGATCCAGCAGTTTGCCATCCTGCTCCGCGAGTACCGGCTGGGCACACCGGTGCAGGAATACTGCACCGAGCTCCTGCGCCTCTACGGGGACCGCAGGAAGTTCCTCCTCCTGG GAATGAGGCCCTTCATCCCTGACCAAGACATCGGGTACTTTGAGACCTTCCTGGAGAGCATCGGGATCCGGGAGGGCGGGATCCTCACTGACAGCTTCGGCCGCATCAAGCGCAGCATGAGCAACACGTCGGCCTCGGCCGTGCGCAGCTACGACAGCTGGTCCCTGCGCTCTGAGTCCGAGTCCTTCAACCGCATGATCACGGACATCACCCATGACATCGAGGCGCTGGCAcgggatgaggaagaggaggaagaggaagaggacaaCTACCTGTGA